The genomic region AATGGAACCAAACATGGAGACGACCTGTTTATAAAAAGGCTGAAGTTCCAGGAGATCGCGGACTTCAAGGTCCAGTCTCTTTTCCCGGATCAGTTGTTCAATCCTCGCGCGGGCAGGACTCATCTCTTCTGTATTGTGGAATTGCAATACAATGCTAATGGCCTGATGCTCGCTACGTCCGAAGAGAAGCTGCTGGGCCAGGTTAAAGTGCATACCGATGAAACTATCGTCAAGCTCCTTAACCCCCAGAGGAACGGCTCGATCCACATATAGACTGACGACGTTAGGAGCGCCTGCAGTAGTTCCGGCTAGAAGATCGAGCCTTGGGAGCGTGCTGTTTTGGTCTCTGCTTGTCAGATCCTTGTCCCGCCCGGTCAGTGAACTAAAATCCCGGTTCAATGAGGGTGATCCGGAGATAATGGGAGGCTGCTTCGAAGGGCAATCGGTAAGGTGAAGCGGCTTGCAAAGACCGAGGATCCGCCCCACGCCGGCGCCGACGAATCCACGTGTGATATCATCGTCGACAAGCCCCGTCTCTGACCTGGGATATCCGCGTCCCATGTCATACTCATCCCATTTTTGCATCTGTCGGTAGTCTAATGGAACAAGCCCAACCCCGAAAAACGTCTTCGAAACATCGGCATCGAAGTTTCCGGCAATTCCAAAGAGGTTTATAGTGGGGGTAATCACGGCGATCCTGGACTTGAGGAGAGGATCTTGTGAAAGGAGAGAAATCACCGACGAGTAATCAGGTATCCCATAGGCTG from Nitrospirota bacterium harbors:
- a CDS encoding ABC transporter permease, with translation MNLLLKTAFRNIFRNTRRSLMTISAIAVGAMSMLLFGEFVNYIVLGLQTNAVKQGGHVALFRNGYFKYGSGNPSAYGIPDYSSVISLLSQDPLLKSRIAVITPTINLFGIAGNFDADVSKTFFGVGLVPLDYRQMQKWDEYDMGRGYPRSETGLVDDDITRGFVGAGVGRILGLCKPLHLTDCPSKQPPIISGSPSLNRDFSSLTGRDKDLTSRDQNSTLPRLDLLAGTTAGAPNVVSLYVDRAVPLGVKELDDSFIGMHFNLAQQLLFGRSEHQAISIVLQFHNTEEMSPARARIEQLIREKRLDLEVRDLLELQPFYKQVVSMFGSIFSFIAAIMGVIVLFMVINTMSMSVMERTQEIGTLRALGVKRKGIRLQFLIEGLIIGVLGATAGILLGSAAAEIINHAGLTWLPPGQAAPVPLNVLTNRSGGLMFGIWLGLCLMAALASFIPANRAARMKVVDALGHV